A single region of the Chionomys nivalis chromosome 23, mChiNiv1.1, whole genome shotgun sequence genome encodes:
- the LOC130865537 gene encoding olfactory receptor 5V1-like — MEAYNLTTVTQFILIGLSDLPEVRYPLFVAFVIIYQMTLLGNGVILLAIVTGKKLHTPMYYLLANLSVLDIFCPSATVPKMLKNLLTEDHSISFIGCALQLYFLVALVGTEVFLLAVMAYDRYVAICFPLRYSLIMTKVRCVQMLVGTWAAGFLNSFIHTMSTFNLTFCKSNRVNQYYCDIPPVVALSCSSTYIAEMLVLVVGGIFGVGAFLITLVSYIYIVSTILKIQSVEGKCKAFSTCASHLLVVFLFYGTAIFTYIRPFSSQHSPARDRLISMLYGVITPMLNPIIYSLRNTEVKGALRKVLHLQIYSQKV; from the coding sequence ATGGAAGCCTACAATCTTACCACAGTGACTCAGTTCATCCTCATAGGGCTCTCTGACCTCCCTGAGGTGCGTTATCCCCTCTTTGTGGCCTTTGTCATCATCTATCAGATGACTTTGCTGGGAAACGGGGTCATCCTCTTGGCCATAGTGACTGGGAAAAAGCTTCACACTCCCATGTATTACCTGTTGGCCAATCTGTCCGTGCTAGACATATTTTGCCCATCAGCCACTGTCCCCAAAATGCTCAAGAATCTCTTGACTGAAGATCACAGCATTTCCTTTATTGGGTGTGCTTTGCAACTCTATTTCCTAGTGGCCCTAGTTGGGACTGAAGTTTTCTTGCTGGCTGTGATGGCTTATGACCGGTATGTGGCCATATGCTTCCCTCTGCGTTATTCCCTCATCATGACCAAGGTTCGCTGTGTGCAGATGTTGGTGGGGACCTGGGCAGCTGGGTTTCTCAACTCCTTCATTCACACAATGTCCACCTTTAACCTGACTTTCTGCAAGTCCAATCGAGTTAACCAGTACTACTGTGATATCCCACCTGTGGTGGCTCTGTCTTGCTCATCCACCTACATAGCAGAAATGCTTGTTTTAGTGGTAGGAGGTATTTTTGGGGTTGGTGCTTTTCTGATCACCTTGGTCTCCTACATATACATCGTGTCCACCATCCTAAAGATCCAATCAGTAGAAGGGAAGTGCAAAGCCTTCTCCACCTGTGCTTCTCATCTTCTTGTCGTCTTCTTGTTCTATGGCACAGCAATATTTACCTATATCCGCCCGTTCTCCAGTCAACACtctcctgccagagacagactcaTCTCTATGCTGTATGGGGTCATAACCCCCATGTTAAACCCCATTATCTACAGCCTGAGAAACACAGAAGTCAAAGGAGCACTCAGAAAAGTTTTACATCTTCAGATATATTCACAGAAAGTATGA
- the LOC130865024 gene encoding olfactory receptor 13G1, with the protein MNYSIVKEFMILGLTQKSELQGILFIIFLFIYLVAFVGNMLIVIAIIYNTALHTPMYILLLALAVMDIICTTSIIPKMLGTMLTSEKLISYGGCMTQLFFFTWSLGAEMVLFTTMAYDRYVAICFPLRYSTIMNHYSCVALLSIVMGIAVTNSWVHTGLILRLTFCGPNIIDHFFCEIPPLLALSCSPVRVNEVMVYVADITLAVGDFTLTCISYGFIIAAILRIRTTEGKKAFSTCSSHLIVVSLYYSPVIYTYIRPASSYTFERDKVVAALYTLVTPTLNPIVYSFRNKEMQAGIRKAFAFVKG; encoded by the coding sequence ATGAACTACAGCATTGTTAAAGAGTTTATGATTCTGGGACTCACTCAGAAATCTGAACTTCAGGGAATTCTtttcattatctttctttttatctacctTGTGGCTTTCGTTGGCAATATGCTAATTGTCATTGCCATAATCTATAACACTGCCTTGCACACTCCCATGTACATTCTGCTCCTGGCCCTAGCTGTTATGGACATCATCTGCACAACGAGCATCATACCGAAGATGCTGGGAACAATGCTAACATCAGAAAAATTGATCTCATACGGGGGCTGCATGACCCAGCTCTTCTTCTTTACATGGTCGCTGGGGGCTGAGATGGTCCTCTTCACTaccatggcctatgaccgctatgtggccatttgTTTCCCACTTCGGTACAGTACGATTATGAACCACTACTCATGTGTAGCCTTGCTCAGCATTGTCATGGGTATAGCAGTAACCAATTCCTGGGTGCACACAGGTCTTATTCTGAGACTGACTTTCTGTGGGCCAAATATCATTGATCACTTCTTCTGTGAAATACCCCCACTACTAGCATTGTCCTGCAGTCCCGTGAGAGTCAATGAGGTGATGGTCTATGTTGCCGATATCACTCTGGCTGTGGGGGACTTCACCCTCACCTGCATCTCCTATGGCTTTATCATTGCTGCTATTCTCCGCATCCGCACCACAGAAGGCAAGAAGGCCTTTTCCACTTGCTCATCCCACCTTATCGTGGTGTCCCTTTACTATTCCCCTGTGATCTACACCTATATTCGACCTGCATCCAGCTACACCTTTGAAAGGGACAAGGTGGTGGCTGCACTTTATACCCTAGTAACTCCCACATTGAACCCAATAGTGTACAGTTTCCGGAACAAGGAGATGCAGGCAGGAATTAGGAAAGCGTTTGCATTTGTGAAAGGTTAA